In Balearica regulorum gibbericeps isolate bBalReg1 chromosome 2, bBalReg1.pri, whole genome shotgun sequence, one DNA window encodes the following:
- the NOS3 gene encoding nitric oxide synthase 3 isoform X1, whose translation MGNLPAVLPGAARSCGLGLCSRQLSAAPEESTGTERGSSAPTRPAEPPRFARLKNWETGSIGYDTLCAQALQELPCSGQRCLGSLVLPRPLPAPTPEGARPPEELLGLARDFITQYYLSLRRENSPAHTQRLREVEAAIGATGTYQLLEPELVFGAKQAWRNAARCVGRIQWNKLQVFDARDCANVGEMFSFLCTHIQYATNRGNIRSAITIFPPRTPGRGDFRIWNTQLIRYAGYRQPDGSVRGDPANVDITELCVQHGWTPGDGRFDVLPLLLQGPEEPPELFPLPPELVLEVPLQHPTLEWFGELGLRWYALPAVSNMLLEIGGLEFPAAPFNGWYMSSEIGTRNLCDSQRYNLLPEVALRMGLDTRTTSSLWKDKAAVEMNIAVLHSYQVAKVTIVDHHAATESFVKHMENELRTRGGCPADWVWIVPPISGSLTPVFHQEMVNYQLCPTFRYQPDAWKVYVSKGTTVTRRKTFKEVANAVKISAKLMGHMMARRVKATILYATETGKSRTYAWNLCQLFRRAFDPKVLCMDEYDVVSLEHETLVLVVTSTFGNGDPPECAESFSKALMEMTSPYTSTAQAEPPKSYKLRFNSVSQSDQLVASWKKKRRQLSNTDSAGTLGALRFAVFGLGSRAYPHFCAFARAVDTRLEELGGERVLPMGEGDELCAQEESFRTWARLVFQAACETFCVGDGAGGAEELFAPPQGWKRQKHRLVAQPQATETLAGLSHLHKRRVFPCTVLSVENLQSQESSRATLLVRLGSAGQAELRYQPGDHLGVFPANRPELVGGLLRRVEDPPPPEQPVLVESLEGDPGGECPPAQPWVPQGRLPPCTLAQALTFFLDVATPPSPRFLRLLATLAQEPAQRQRLQELSQDARLYEEWKWFRCPTLLEVLEEFPSVRPPASLLLTQLPLLQPRYYSVSSAPGPSPGEIHLTVAVVTYHSQDGQGPLHYGVCSTWLARLQPGDTVPAFIRGAPSFRLPPAPEAPCILVGPGTGVAPFRSFWQHRLHHLRGGGGPLGSMVLVFGCRASALDHIYRGEMEEAQEGGALSQVLVAFSREPGTPKTYVQDVLRTQLAAEVHRVLCQSAGHMYVCGDVTMATEVLQTVQHILVQQAGMTLGQAGDFISELRDKNRYHEDIFGLTFRTQEVAFRIRSQSFSMQERRQPGPSP comes from the exons ATGGGCAACCTGCCGGCCGTGCTGCCCGGTGCTGCCCGCTCCTGCGGCCTCGGCCTCTGCTCCCGCCAGCTCAGCGCCGCGCCCGAGGAGAGCACCGGCACCGAGCGGGGCAG ctcggCACCCACCCGCCCGGCGGAGCCCCCCCGCTTCGCCCGGCTGAAGAACTGGGAGACGGGGAGCATCGGCTACGACACGCTCTGCGCCCAGGCCCTGCag GAGCTGCCCTGCTCGGGGCAACGCTGCCTGGGCTCGCTGGTGCTGCCACGGCCGCTGCCGGCCCCGACCCCCGAGGGTGCCCGTCCCCCCGAGGAGCTGCTGGGCCTGGCCCGGGACTTCATCACCCAGTACTACCTGTCCCTGCGGCG GGAGAACTCGCCGGCGCACACCCAGCGGCTGCGGGAGGTGGAAGCCGCCATCGGGGCCACCGGCACCTACCAGCTGCTGGAGCCCGAGCTCGTCTTCGGGGCCAAGCAGGCCTGGCGTAACGCCGCGCGCTGCGTGGGCCGCATCCAGTGGAACAAGCTCCAG GTGTTCGACGCCCGGGACTGCGCCAACGTGGGGGAGATGTTCAGCTTCCTCTGCACCCACATCCAGTACGCCACCAACCGCGGCAACATTCG GTCGGCCATCACCATCTTCCCCCCGCGGACGCCGGGCCGGGGCGATTTCCGCATCTGGAACACGCAGCTGATCCGCTACGCCGGGTACCGGCAGCCCGACGGCTCCGTGCGGGGGGACCCGGCCAACGTCGACATCACCGAG CTCTGCGTCCAGCACGGCTGGACCCCCGGCGACGGCCGCTTCGAcgtgctgccgctgctgctgcagggcccCGAGGAGCCCCCCGAGCTCTTCCCCCTCCCGCCGGAGCTGGTCCTCGAGGTGCCCCTCCAGCACCCCAC GCTGGAGTGGTtcggggagctggggctgcggTGGTACGCGCTGCCGGCCGTCTCCAACATGCTGCTGGAGATCGGGGGGCTGGAGTTCCCGGCGGCCCCCTTCAACGGCTGGTACATGAGCAGCGAGATCGGCACCAGGAACCTCTGCGACAGCCAGCGCTACAACCTGCTGCCG GAGGTGGCCCTGCGCATGGGGCTGGACACCCGGACCACCTCGTCCCTCTGGAAGGACAAGGCGGCGGTGGAGATGAACATCGCCGTGCTGCACAGCTACCAG GTGGCCAAGGTGACGATCGTGGACCACCACGCGGCCACCGAGTCCTTCGTGAAGCACATGGAGAACGAGCTGCGGACgcgggggggctgcccggccgACTGGGTCTGGATCGTGCCCCCCATTTCGGGCAGCCTCACCCCCGTCTTCCACCAAGAGATGGTCAACTACCAGCTCTGCCCCACTTTCCGCTACCAG CCCGACGCTTGGAAGGTCTACGTCTCCAAAGGCACCACCGTCACCAGGAGAAAGACCTTCAAGGAGGTGGCCAA CGCGGTGAAGATCTCGGCCAAGCTGATGGGACATATGATGGCACGCCGGGTGAAGGCCACCATCCTCTACGCCACCGAGACCGGCAAATCCCGGACTTACGCCTGGAACCTCTGCCAGCTCTTCCGACGCGCGTTTGACCCCAAG GTGCTGTGCATGGATGAGTACGACGTGGTGTCCCTGGAGCACGAGACCCTGGTGCTGGTGGTCACCAGCACATTCGGCAACGGGGACCCCCCCGAGTGTGCGGAG AGCTTCTCCAAGGCGCTGATGGAGATGACCTCGCCGTACACCAGCACGGCACAAGCTGAACCACCCAA GAGCTACAAGCTGCGGTTCAACAGCGTCTCGCAGTCGGATCAGCTCGTCGCCTCCTGGAAGAAGAAGCGGCGGCAGCTGAGCAACACCGACAGCGCCGGCACGCTCGGTGCCCTGCG GTTCGCGGTGTTCGGGCTGGGCTCGCGGGCGTACCCCCACTTCTGCGCCTTCGCCCGGGCGGTGGACACgcggctggaggagctggggggggagcGGGTGCTGCCCATGGGCGAGGGCGACGAGCTCTGCGCCCAGGAGGAGTCCTTCCGCACCTGGGCACGCCTCGTCTTCCAG GCCGCCTGCGAGACCTTCTGCGtgggggacggggcggggggggccgaGGAGCTCTTcgcccccccccagggctggaaGCGCCAGAAGCACCGGCTGGTCGCGCAGCCCCAGGCCACAGAGACCCTGGCTG ggctgtcccaCCTGCACAAGCGCCGCGTGTTCCCCTGCACCGTGCTCTCCGTGGAGAACCTGCAGAGCCAGGAGTCCAG CCGGGCCACGCTGCTGGTGCGGCTGGGCTCGGCGGGGCAGGCGGAGCTGCGGTACCAGCCCGGGGACCACCTCGGCGTCTTCCCCGCGAACCGGCCCGAGCTGGtgggggggctgctgcggcGCGTGGAggaccccccgccccccgaACAGCCCGTCCTGGTGGAGAGTCTGGAGGGGGACCCCGGCG GCGAGTGCCCCCCGGCCCAGCCCTGGGTGCCGCAGGGCCGCCTGCCCCCCTGCACCCTGGCCCAGGCGCTCACCTTCTTCCTGGACGTGGCGACCCCGCCGAGCCCCCGGTTCCTGCGGCTCCTGGCCACGCTGGCACAGGAGCCGGCCCAGCGGCAGCGCCTGCAGGAGCTCAGccag GACGCGCGGCTGTACGAGGAGTGGAAGTGGTTCCGGTGCCCCAcgctgctggaggtgctggaggagTTCCCCTCGGTGCGGCCGCCGGCCTCCCTGCTGCTCACCCAGCTGCCGCTGCTCCAGCCCCGCTACTACTCGGTCAGCTCCGCGCCCGGGCCCAGCCCCGGGGAGATCCACCTCACCGTGGCCGTCGTCACCTACCACAGCCAGG ATGGGCAGGGCCCCCTGCACTACGGCGTCTGCTCCACCTGGCTGGCGCGGCTGCAGCCCGGGGACACGGTGCCGGCCTTCATCCGGGG GGCCCCGTCGTTCCggctgccgcccgcccccgAGGCCCCCTGTATCCTGGTGGGACCCGGCACCGGCGTCGCGCCCTTCCGCAGCTTCTGGCAGCACCGGCTGCACCACCTGCGGGGCGGAG GCGGCCCCCTGGGCAGCATGGTGCTGGTGTTCGGCTGCCGCGCCTCCGCGCTGGACCACATCTACCGGGGGGAGATGGAGGAGGCGCAGGAGGGGGGGGCCCTCAGCCAGGTCCTCGTCGCCTTCTCCCGCGAGCCGGGGACCCCCAAG ACCTACGTGCAGGACGTGCTGCGGACGCAGCTGGCCGCGGAGGTGCACCGGGTGCTGTGCCAGAGCGCCGGGCACATGTACGTGTGCGGGGACGTGACGATGGCCACCGAGGTGCTGCAGACGGTGCAGCACATCCTGGTGCAGCAGGCCGGCATGACGCTGGGGCAGGCGGGCGACTTCATCAGCGAGCTGCGG GACAAGAACCGCTACCACGAGGACATCTTCGGCCTCACCTTCCGCACGCAGGAGGTGGCCTTCCGCATCCGCAGCCAGTCCTTCTCCATGCAGGAGCGCCGGCAGCCGGGCCCGTCCCCGTGA
- the NOS3 gene encoding nitric oxide synthase 3 isoform X2, whose protein sequence is MGNLPAVLPGAARSCGLGLCSRQLSAAPEESTGTERGSSAPTRPAEPPRFARLKNWETGSIGYDTLCAQALQELPCSGQRCLGSLVLPRPLPAPTPEGARPPEELLGLARDFITQYYLSLRRENSPAHTQRLREVEAAIGATGTYQLLEPELVFGAKQAWRNAARCVGRIQWNKLQVFDARDCANVGEMFSFLCTHIQYATNRGNIRSAITIFPPRTPGRGDFRIWNTQLIRYAGYRQPDGSVRGDPANVDITEGPEEPPELFPLPPELVLEVPLQHPTLEWFGELGLRWYALPAVSNMLLEIGGLEFPAAPFNGWYMSSEIGTRNLCDSQRYNLLPEVALRMGLDTRTTSSLWKDKAAVEMNIAVLHSYQVAKVTIVDHHAATESFVKHMENELRTRGGCPADWVWIVPPISGSLTPVFHQEMVNYQLCPTFRYQPDAWKVYVSKGTTVTRRKTFKEVANAVKISAKLMGHMMARRVKATILYATETGKSRTYAWNLCQLFRRAFDPKVLCMDEYDVVSLEHETLVLVVTSTFGNGDPPECAESFSKALMEMTSPYTSTAQAEPPKSYKLRFNSVSQSDQLVASWKKKRRQLSNTDSAGTLGALRFAVFGLGSRAYPHFCAFARAVDTRLEELGGERVLPMGEGDELCAQEESFRTWARLVFQAACETFCVGDGAGGAEELFAPPQGWKRQKHRLVAQPQATETLAGLSHLHKRRVFPCTVLSVENLQSQESSRATLLVRLGSAGQAELRYQPGDHLGVFPANRPELVGGLLRRVEDPPPPEQPVLVESLEGDPGGECPPAQPWVPQGRLPPCTLAQALTFFLDVATPPSPRFLRLLATLAQEPAQRQRLQELSQDARLYEEWKWFRCPTLLEVLEEFPSVRPPASLLLTQLPLLQPRYYSVSSAPGPSPGEIHLTVAVVTYHSQDGQGPLHYGVCSTWLARLQPGDTVPAFIRGAPSFRLPPAPEAPCILVGPGTGVAPFRSFWQHRLHHLRGGGGPLGSMVLVFGCRASALDHIYRGEMEEAQEGGALSQVLVAFSREPGTPKTYVQDVLRTQLAAEVHRVLCQSAGHMYVCGDVTMATEVLQTVQHILVQQAGMTLGQAGDFISELRDKNRYHEDIFGLTFRTQEVAFRIRSQSFSMQERRQPGPSP, encoded by the exons ATGGGCAACCTGCCGGCCGTGCTGCCCGGTGCTGCCCGCTCCTGCGGCCTCGGCCTCTGCTCCCGCCAGCTCAGCGCCGCGCCCGAGGAGAGCACCGGCACCGAGCGGGGCAG ctcggCACCCACCCGCCCGGCGGAGCCCCCCCGCTTCGCCCGGCTGAAGAACTGGGAGACGGGGAGCATCGGCTACGACACGCTCTGCGCCCAGGCCCTGCag GAGCTGCCCTGCTCGGGGCAACGCTGCCTGGGCTCGCTGGTGCTGCCACGGCCGCTGCCGGCCCCGACCCCCGAGGGTGCCCGTCCCCCCGAGGAGCTGCTGGGCCTGGCCCGGGACTTCATCACCCAGTACTACCTGTCCCTGCGGCG GGAGAACTCGCCGGCGCACACCCAGCGGCTGCGGGAGGTGGAAGCCGCCATCGGGGCCACCGGCACCTACCAGCTGCTGGAGCCCGAGCTCGTCTTCGGGGCCAAGCAGGCCTGGCGTAACGCCGCGCGCTGCGTGGGCCGCATCCAGTGGAACAAGCTCCAG GTGTTCGACGCCCGGGACTGCGCCAACGTGGGGGAGATGTTCAGCTTCCTCTGCACCCACATCCAGTACGCCACCAACCGCGGCAACATTCG GTCGGCCATCACCATCTTCCCCCCGCGGACGCCGGGCCGGGGCGATTTCCGCATCTGGAACACGCAGCTGATCCGCTACGCCGGGTACCGGCAGCCCGACGGCTCCGTGCGGGGGGACCCGGCCAACGTCGACATCACCGAG ggcccCGAGGAGCCCCCCGAGCTCTTCCCCCTCCCGCCGGAGCTGGTCCTCGAGGTGCCCCTCCAGCACCCCAC GCTGGAGTGGTtcggggagctggggctgcggTGGTACGCGCTGCCGGCCGTCTCCAACATGCTGCTGGAGATCGGGGGGCTGGAGTTCCCGGCGGCCCCCTTCAACGGCTGGTACATGAGCAGCGAGATCGGCACCAGGAACCTCTGCGACAGCCAGCGCTACAACCTGCTGCCG GAGGTGGCCCTGCGCATGGGGCTGGACACCCGGACCACCTCGTCCCTCTGGAAGGACAAGGCGGCGGTGGAGATGAACATCGCCGTGCTGCACAGCTACCAG GTGGCCAAGGTGACGATCGTGGACCACCACGCGGCCACCGAGTCCTTCGTGAAGCACATGGAGAACGAGCTGCGGACgcgggggggctgcccggccgACTGGGTCTGGATCGTGCCCCCCATTTCGGGCAGCCTCACCCCCGTCTTCCACCAAGAGATGGTCAACTACCAGCTCTGCCCCACTTTCCGCTACCAG CCCGACGCTTGGAAGGTCTACGTCTCCAAAGGCACCACCGTCACCAGGAGAAAGACCTTCAAGGAGGTGGCCAA CGCGGTGAAGATCTCGGCCAAGCTGATGGGACATATGATGGCACGCCGGGTGAAGGCCACCATCCTCTACGCCACCGAGACCGGCAAATCCCGGACTTACGCCTGGAACCTCTGCCAGCTCTTCCGACGCGCGTTTGACCCCAAG GTGCTGTGCATGGATGAGTACGACGTGGTGTCCCTGGAGCACGAGACCCTGGTGCTGGTGGTCACCAGCACATTCGGCAACGGGGACCCCCCCGAGTGTGCGGAG AGCTTCTCCAAGGCGCTGATGGAGATGACCTCGCCGTACACCAGCACGGCACAAGCTGAACCACCCAA GAGCTACAAGCTGCGGTTCAACAGCGTCTCGCAGTCGGATCAGCTCGTCGCCTCCTGGAAGAAGAAGCGGCGGCAGCTGAGCAACACCGACAGCGCCGGCACGCTCGGTGCCCTGCG GTTCGCGGTGTTCGGGCTGGGCTCGCGGGCGTACCCCCACTTCTGCGCCTTCGCCCGGGCGGTGGACACgcggctggaggagctggggggggagcGGGTGCTGCCCATGGGCGAGGGCGACGAGCTCTGCGCCCAGGAGGAGTCCTTCCGCACCTGGGCACGCCTCGTCTTCCAG GCCGCCTGCGAGACCTTCTGCGtgggggacggggcggggggggccgaGGAGCTCTTcgcccccccccagggctggaaGCGCCAGAAGCACCGGCTGGTCGCGCAGCCCCAGGCCACAGAGACCCTGGCTG ggctgtcccaCCTGCACAAGCGCCGCGTGTTCCCCTGCACCGTGCTCTCCGTGGAGAACCTGCAGAGCCAGGAGTCCAG CCGGGCCACGCTGCTGGTGCGGCTGGGCTCGGCGGGGCAGGCGGAGCTGCGGTACCAGCCCGGGGACCACCTCGGCGTCTTCCCCGCGAACCGGCCCGAGCTGGtgggggggctgctgcggcGCGTGGAggaccccccgccccccgaACAGCCCGTCCTGGTGGAGAGTCTGGAGGGGGACCCCGGCG GCGAGTGCCCCCCGGCCCAGCCCTGGGTGCCGCAGGGCCGCCTGCCCCCCTGCACCCTGGCCCAGGCGCTCACCTTCTTCCTGGACGTGGCGACCCCGCCGAGCCCCCGGTTCCTGCGGCTCCTGGCCACGCTGGCACAGGAGCCGGCCCAGCGGCAGCGCCTGCAGGAGCTCAGccag GACGCGCGGCTGTACGAGGAGTGGAAGTGGTTCCGGTGCCCCAcgctgctggaggtgctggaggagTTCCCCTCGGTGCGGCCGCCGGCCTCCCTGCTGCTCACCCAGCTGCCGCTGCTCCAGCCCCGCTACTACTCGGTCAGCTCCGCGCCCGGGCCCAGCCCCGGGGAGATCCACCTCACCGTGGCCGTCGTCACCTACCACAGCCAGG ATGGGCAGGGCCCCCTGCACTACGGCGTCTGCTCCACCTGGCTGGCGCGGCTGCAGCCCGGGGACACGGTGCCGGCCTTCATCCGGGG GGCCCCGTCGTTCCggctgccgcccgcccccgAGGCCCCCTGTATCCTGGTGGGACCCGGCACCGGCGTCGCGCCCTTCCGCAGCTTCTGGCAGCACCGGCTGCACCACCTGCGGGGCGGAG GCGGCCCCCTGGGCAGCATGGTGCTGGTGTTCGGCTGCCGCGCCTCCGCGCTGGACCACATCTACCGGGGGGAGATGGAGGAGGCGCAGGAGGGGGGGGCCCTCAGCCAGGTCCTCGTCGCCTTCTCCCGCGAGCCGGGGACCCCCAAG ACCTACGTGCAGGACGTGCTGCGGACGCAGCTGGCCGCGGAGGTGCACCGGGTGCTGTGCCAGAGCGCCGGGCACATGTACGTGTGCGGGGACGTGACGATGGCCACCGAGGTGCTGCAGACGGTGCAGCACATCCTGGTGCAGCAGGCCGGCATGACGCTGGGGCAGGCGGGCGACTTCATCAGCGAGCTGCGG GACAAGAACCGCTACCACGAGGACATCTTCGGCCTCACCTTCCGCACGCAGGAGGTGGCCTTCCGCATCCGCAGCCAGTCCTTCTCCATGCAGGAGCGCCGGCAGCCGGGCCCGTCCCCGTGA